A single genomic interval of Mangifera indica cultivar Alphonso chromosome 5, CATAS_Mindica_2.1, whole genome shotgun sequence harbors:
- the LOC123216618 gene encoding E3 ubiquitin-protein ligase SP1: MIPWGGVSCCLSGAALYLLGRSSGRDAEVLKTVTRVDQLKELAQLLDIESKVLPLIVMVCGRVCSETPISCEYSGLRGVIVEETAEQHFLKHNDAGSWIQDSALMLSMSKEVPWYLEDGTGRAFVVGARGATGFVLTVGSEVFEESGRSLVRGTLDYLQGLKMLGVKRIERLLPTGTSLTVVGEAVKDDIGTVRIQRPHKGPFYVSPKSIDELIANLGKWARWYKYASVGLTVFGVFLIAKRSVQYLLERRRRWELQKRVLAAATKRSGQGSEGSNGTSENGSDSTKRDHIMPDICVICLEHEYNAVFVPCGHMCCCTACSSHLTSCPLCRRRIEQVVKTFRH; encoded by the exons ATGATTCCGTGGGGCGGTGTAAGTTGCTGCTTGAGTGGAGCTGCACTTTATCTGCTTGGGAGGAGCAGTGGCAG GGACGCAGAGGTTCTTAAGACGGTTACGCGCGTCGATCAGCTCAAGGAGTTGG CTCAATTACTTGACATTGAAAGTAAAGTTTTGCCACTCATTGTTATGGTTTGTGGACGAGTTTGCTCTGAGACACCTATAAGTTGCGAGTATAGCGGGTTGAGAGGTGTCATAGTGGAGGAAACG GCTGAACAACACTTTCTGAAACACAACGATGCTGGGTCTTGGATACAAGATTCTGCATTGATGCTATCAATGAGTAAAGAGGTTCCTTGGTACCTA GAAGATGGGACTGGTCGTGCATTTGTAGTGGGAGCCCGAGGTGCCACAGGTTTTGTCTTAACAGTTGGAAGTGAAGTGTTTGAAGAATCTGGACGATCGCTTGTACGTGGAACATTAGACTACCTCCAAGGCCTCAAG ATGCTTGGAGTCAAGCGTATTGAACGGCTACTTCCGACTGGCACTTCCTTGACTGTGGTTGGAGAG GCGGTGAAAGACGATATTGGAACAGTTCGTATTCAACGACCACACAAAGGGCCTTTCTATGTTTCTCCAAAATCTATTGATGAGCTCATTGCAAACCTTGGGAAATGGGCAAG GTGGTATAAGTATGCATCCGTGGGTTTGACAGTGTTTGGCGTTTTTCTGATTGCTAAGCGTTCTGTCCAATATCTATTGGAAAGAAGGCGCCGCTGGGAACTGCAAAAAAG GGTTCTTGCTGCTGCAACTAAAAGATCAGGGCAAGGCAGTGAAG GTTCAAATGGAACATCTGAGAATGGATCAGATAGTACTAAGAGAGACCACATAATGCCAGATATATGTGTGATATGCCTTGAGCATGAGTACAATGCTGTTTTTGTCCC GTGTGGTCATATGTGTTGTTGTACGGCATGCTCCTCACACTTGACCAGCTGTCCTCTATGCCGGAGACGAATAGAACAGGTGGTGAAGACATTCCGTCATTGA
- the LOC123216566 gene encoding RNA demethylase ALKBH10B-like, protein MPMAAGLALPTDQAPATGPTGVIPSPPFVVMSDAFAKDAIIAWLRGEFAAANAIIDALCGHLAQVNRSGEEGSDYDQVFAAIHRRRLNWISVLQMQKYHSIAEVAVELRKVTEKKLDEKEGGDEKKKVDEIKECLNNGKELEDELKMIGGEKNFPVEEVPVVEEDDSPNSDITDSGSHEMQATNENIEICLNHDDCDDRRTQIKLTKGFTAKEQVKGHMVNVVKGLKLYENAFTDSELSMLTDYVNELQLAGQKGELSGETFILFNKQMKGNRRELIQFGVPIFSHIKEEAASNNESGNIEPIPALLQSVIDHLVQWQLIPEYKKPNGCIINFFDESEYSQPFLKPPHLEQPISTLLLSESEMAFGRSLATDNDGNYKGPLMLSLKEGSLLVMRGNSADTARHVICASPNKRISITFFKVRPDSNLSQSPPTTPTSPLNGAMALWQPGITSPYPVANGAPNGYGAMDVMPKWGVLRSPVVMLSPMRPMVMSPRRMPHEGTGVFLPWTVGSRRPSKHLPPRAQRGRFMALPPTVETIVADSASEPCN, encoded by the exons ATGCCGATGGCGGCAGGTTTAGCATTGCCAACTGATCAAGCTCCAGCTACGGGACCTACTGGAGTGATACCATCACCGCCGTTTGTCGTGATGTCCGATGCTTTCGCGAAAGACGCAATTATAGCCTGGCTTCGGGGTGAATTCGCGGCGGCAAATGCCATAATCGATGCTCTATGTGGACACTTAGCGCAAGTGAATCGCAGTGGAGAAGAAGGATCTGATTACGACCAGGTATTTGCAGCAATTCATCGGAGGAGGTTGAACTGGATCTCAGTGTTACAGATGCAGAAGTACCACTCAATTGCTGAGGTGGCTGTCGAGTTACGTaaagttacagagaagaaaTTAGACGAGAAGGAAGGTGGTGATGAGAAGAAGAAGGTTGATGAAATTAAGGAATGCTTGAACAATGGGAAAGAGTTAGAAGATGAACTCAAGATGATAGGGGGTGAGAAAAATTTCCCGGTTGAAGAGGTCCCTGTAGTGGAAGAGGACGATTCACCAAACAGCGATATCACTGATTCAG GATCTCATGAAATGCAGGCTACTAATGAAAATATTGAGATATGTTTAAATCATGATGATTGTGATGACAGACGTACCCAAATTAAGTTGACAAAAGGGTTTACTGCCAAGGAGCAAGTGAAAGGACATATG GTGAATGTTGTGAAAGGACTGAAGTTATATGAGAATGCATTCACAGATTCAGAGCTCTCAATGTTAACTGACTATGTGAATGAATTGCAGCTTGCTGGCCAAAAAGGAGAACTTTCAG gTGAGACCTTTATTTTATTCAACAAGCAGATGAAGGGAAACAGGAGAGAGTTAATTCAGTTTGGTGTTCCAATTTTTTCACACATAAAGGAGGAAGCCGCAAGTAATAATGAATCGG GTAACATAGAACCAATTCCAGCTCTTCTTCAATCAGTCATTGATCACCTAGTCCAGTGGCAACTAATACCAGAATACAAAAAACCAAATGGTTGCATCATAAACTTCTTCGATGAG aGTGAGTATTCACAACCCTTCCTGAAACCTCCTCATTTGGAGCAACCTATCTCTACGCTTCTTCTGTCTGAATCAGAAATGGCTTTTGGACGTAGTCTTGCGACAGATAACGATGGGAACTATAAAGGGCCTCTCATGCTTTCACTGAAAGAAGG GTCATTACTAGTCATGAGGGGAAACAGTGCTGACACAGCAAGGCACGTCATATGCGCATCTCCTAACAAAAGAATCAGCATTACGTTCTTCAAAGTCCGGCCTGACTCCAACCTAAGCCAGTCACCGCCAACCACTCCAACCAGTCCGCTGAATGGTGCCATGGCTCTATGGCAACCAGGCATCACAAGCCCATATCCAGTGGCAAATGGAGCTCCCAATGGCTATGGGGCAATGGATGTGATGCCGAAATGGGGTGTGCTTCGTTCCCCTGTGGTCATGTTATCTCCCATGCGCCCTATGGTAATGAGTCCTAGAAGGATGCCTCATGAGGGTACCGGGGTTTTCTTGCCTTGGACTGTGGGATCAAGAAGACCCTCAAAGCATCTTCCACCGCGTGCTCAAAGGGGAAGATTTATGGCTTTACCTCCTACAGTTGAAACTATTGTAGCAGATTCTGCTTCTGAACCATGCAACTAG
- the LOC123216567 gene encoding BSD domain-containing protein 1-like: protein MNFFKSVFSDDDDPQPKPDAESFNTKLHPDEQNPEPNTASKPQPSNGGDGDGWSFGGLIKTLTFKSESVIETYRRDLQEFGTGLRKELEVAQRSIGTVGSVIDEFGNTVLKGTAQIISHGKDAILAVEHESDSSDNNGNQNNNSEQRKRYSRFDAQVRAIQGDVNTYCEEVDDLDDYNKWKSAFVLDTMNEEIESLFDQNGAVESIYKRLVPNTIDHETFWYRYFYRVFKLKQTEDLRASLVKRAISGISAEEEEVLSWDVDDEDAEDESGSNVLEKLNQKEIKDVGSKNSGKDDSKETEAAVKCDLSENKELGDKTIVKEDSLRAEEGEKSSKSDADEAGKESVVESCSDVNEKVSLGKNSKMNMEDSGLKSDEKVRLMDKGETEESSKNSDFSVVSSQPSVPEEEDLGWDEIEDLSSIDEKKVTNAGSPNRVDLRKRLSAAEEEEDLSWGIEDEDEPVKA from the coding sequence ATGAATTTCTTCAAATCCGTTTTTTCCGATGATGATGATCCCCAACCCAAACCCGACGCCGAATCCTTCAACACCAAATTACACCCAGATGAACAAAACCCAGAGCCCAACACTGCTTCCAAGCCCCAACCTAGCAATGGCGGTGATGGTGATGGTTGGAGTTTCGGTGGtttaatcaaaaccctaacctTTAAATCTGAATCGGTCATCGAAACCTACCGCCGCGATCTGCAGGAGTTCGGGACGGGCCTAAGAAAGGAACTTGAGGTGGCCCAGAGATCCATAGGGACAGTCGGTTCAGTCATTGACGAATTTGGAAACACCGTTTTGAAAGGGACGGCTCAGATCATCTCTCACGGTAAGGATGCTATCCTAGCTGTTGAGCACGAATCCGATTCATCTGATAATAATGGTAATCAGAATAATAATAGTGAGCAACGCAAACGGTATAGTCGTTTTGATGCTCAGGTTCGTGCAATTCAGGGAGATGTAAATACTTATTGTGAGGAAGTTGATGATTTAGACGATTATAATAAGTGGAAATCTGCGTTTGTTTTGGATACCATGAATGAGGAAATTGAGAGCCTGTTTGACCAAAACGGTGCTGTGGAGAGTATATATAAAAGGCTTGTGCCTAATACTATTGATCATGAGACCTTTTGGTATAGGTATTTTTATAGGGTGTTTAAGCTTAAACAGACTGAGGATTTGAGGGCCAGTCTTGTGAAGAGGGCCATTTCTGGCATTTCAGCTGAAGAGGAAGAGGTCTTAAGTTGGGATGTTGACGATGAAGATGCAGAGGATGAGAGTGGGAGTAATGTGTTGGAGAAATTGAATCAGAAGGAAATCAAGGATGTAGGTAGCAAAAATTCTGGAAAGGATGATAGTAAAGAGACTGAAGCTGCAGTAAAATGTGATttatctgaaaacaaggagttGGGTGATAAGACAATAGTCAAGGAAGATAGTTTGAGAGCTGAAGAGGGAGAGAAGAGTTCCAAGTCAGATGCGGATGAAGCTGGTAAAGAAAGTGTTGTGGAATCATGTAGTGATGTTAATGAGAAAGTGAGCTTGGGGAAGAATAGCAAAATGAACATGGAAGATTCAGGTTTGAAATCAGATGAGAAGGTGCGTTTGATGGATAAGGGAGAGACAGAGGAGTCCAGTAAAAATAGTGACTTTTCGGTTGTGTCAAGCCAGCCATCTGTGCCCGAGGAAGAAGACCTTGGGTGGGATGAGATCGAGGATCTCAGCAGTATTGATGAGAAGAAAGTGACTAATGCTGGGAGCCCCAATAGAGTTGATTTGAGGAAGCGACTGAGTGCTGcagaagaagaggaagacttgAGTTGGGGTATTGAAGATGAGGACGAGCCAGTTAAAGCTTGA
- the LOC123215650 gene encoding probable galacturonosyltransferase-like 4, which produces MATSPFPLFITIGLLLLFFNAFCCCSSSSSSTPSTGIRRGIIRKPSPQPHLSNFREAPAFRNGDSCGTQKIHVTMTLDANYLRGTMAAVLSILQHSTCPENFEFHFLWAHFEPDVSASIKSVFPYLNFHVYKFDSNRVRGKISKSIRQALDQPLNYARIYMADIIPAEVKRVIYLDSDLVVVDDVAKLWEVDLEGKVLAAPEYCHANFTNYFTELFWSNKSLSKTFDGRQPCYFNTGVMVVDVDKWRQGGYTQKVEEWMSVQKQKRIYNLGSLPPFLLVLAGNIKGVDHRWNQHGLGGDNIEGKCRSLHPGPISLLHWSGKGKPWLRLDSRKPCTVDYLWTPYDLYRPSMHSLEE; this is translated from the coding sequence ATGGCCACCTCTCCCTTCCCTCTCTTTATCACTATTGGCCTCCTTCTCCTCTTCTTCAACGCCTTCTGCTGctgctcctcctcctcctcctccacccCTTCCACTGGTATTCGCCGCGGCATTATTCGCAAACCTTCTCCCCAACCCCATCTCTCCAACTTCCGTGAAGCCCCTGCTTTTCGCAATGGTGACTCCTGTGGTACCCAAAAAATCCATGTCACCATGACTCTTGATGCTAACTATCTCCGAGGCACAATGGCCGCTGTTCTTTCCATTCTCCAACACTCCACCTGTCCTGAGAATTTTGAGTTTCATTTTTTGTGGGCACATTTCGAGCCTGACGTCTCTGCTAGCATTAAGTCTGTCTTTCCTTACCTCAACTTCCATGTCTACAAGTTCGACTCCAATAGAGTTCGTGgcaaaatatcaaaatcaatcagGCAAGCACTGGACCAACCCTTGAACTATGCTCGGATTTATATGGCCGATATAATCCCAGCGGAGGTAAAACGTGTTATATATTTGGATTCAGACCTTGTTGTCGTTGATGATGTTGCCAAACTCTGGGAGGTTGATTTAGAAGGAAAAGTATTGGCAGCGCCAGAGTACTGTCAtgcaaattttacaaattacTTTACAGAATTGTTTTGGTCTAACAAGTCTTTATCAAAAACATTCGATGGGAGGCAACCTTGTTACTTCAATACAGGAGTAATGGTTGTGGATGTTGATAAGTGGAGACAAGGTGGATATACCCAGAAAGTTGAAGAATGGATGAGTGTGCAAAAGCagaaaagaatatataatttgggtTCATTGCCGccatttttgttagttttggCTGGAAATATTAAAGGTGTGGATCATAGGTGGAACCAGCATGGTTTAGGCGGTGACAATATTGAAGGTAAATGTAGAAGCTTGCATCCAGGGCCTATCAGTCTTCTTCATTGGAGTGGAAAAGGCAAGCCTTGGCTTAGACTTGACTCTAGGAAGCCATGCACTGTTGATTATCTTTGGACTCCATATGATCTTTATCGTCCATCTATGCATTCTTTAGAAGAATGA